The following nucleotide sequence is from Nomascus leucogenys isolate Asia chromosome 13, Asia_NLE_v1, whole genome shotgun sequence.
CGTGAGCCGCGAGCCCCCGTTCTCCCCACCCATCGCCTCGCTTGGGGCCCGGCCTCGCGTGGGGCCCCGGGCACGGGGGCCGTGGCGACGCCATCTTGGGCACCCCTGGCCCCGGCCGGGCGCGTGGGTCGCGCCGCCGCCCGGGCGAGCAGAGGCCGGGCGAGGGCCGCTCCGGTCCGCGGAGCGCGGGGGGGTTAGCCGTGCGCTCGCTGGGGGCTGTTCACGCAGCTGGGTGGCTGGGGAGCGAACTACTCAGACAAACCCCCGTTATGGGGACCCCCCACCCGCTCCGGGGCAACACTTATTCTCTAGGCCCAGGTGGGCTTCGGGAACAAAGCGGCTCGCTGGCCTGGCCGGTGGCGGGCGCTTCCCGGGTCTCCGCACTCTGCCGGGAGGAGCCTTCCCGGGGCCGGCCTGCAGCCGCCCGGGTCAGGACTGGTTTGAACACGGCCGTTTCGTTTTGACAAGGGCTCGTGTACATTGACCTTAGTGACAGTTTGAAACTTAAATTCGTACCTTCAAGACCTGTCAGTTTAATTGGTCAGCCTGTGAGATCGTTATGCTTTTATCACCTGGTATTCAGAGGTTTGAGCAGGCAGAGAAAGCAGCACACACGGTTCTGtaaattttgaattgttttcattttctgaatcttTGTTTTGAAATGAAGGCCCAGTGTTCATCAGGTGATGTAACTCAGCTTAAAGAGGACTAGGAGTCGGCTGactcctgccccccaccccaataCTGCCACCCCCGCCAGCTGGCCGCCGCTGGCTTTAAGGAACCCATATAGCTTCTCTGGGCCTCGAGTCAGTTGAAGGTCAAGTGAGTCAGTACCTGAGAAAGCTCCCAGAAAACCCCAACACTTCAGATCAATACTTCTCAGCCAGGGATGGTTTTGTGCCCACAAGGGGCCACTGGCAGTGTGTGGAGACTTTTCCAGTGGTCCAAGACCTTGCAGAGGTGCTCTTGGCATTTGgagggtagaggccagggacgCTGCTCAATATCCCACCCGTGCTCAGGGCGGCAGGCACAGGGAGGTCACCCTGCCCAGGTGCTCACAGTGCTGAGCTGGAGAAGCCCTGCTCTAAACCAGGAGGCGCTGTTTATCCCAATGATGGTTCCCTTTGTTTCCGGCTTGACTCGGGGTTGACTGTCAGTGATTGTTCATGCTGTTAATAACAGCTATATCCTTCTCTAGTATCAGCCATAAACAATTTGGGATAACAGTTGACACCTTGTCCACTGACGGCAGATCAGGCCCCTTCTCACGGCTGTCACATGAGTATGTCACGGTGCAGGAAACAGTGCATTGTGGCTCAATGTAATTTCACAGCTACAGAAACACTGCCTTCAGAACACCAGACTTGCATGAAAGTCTCAGGCTTCCAGGCTTTGCATGGGACTGTTTGATTCATTGGGTTGAAAGGAAACACATGCCGATTATATAATGGTTACTTACTAGCTATGTTGTAACTAAAACTACATCTCAGTATTTGAAAGGCACAGGTTGGGCACCTAGGTGAGCACGCCTGGGCTAGCTCTACCAGCAGTAGATGAATGCCCCTGGGTTTGCAGGATGTGGTGCCAACCACAGTGACAGACAAGTAGAGGAGAAAGGGGTGTGGGTGAACACACCTTCCAGTGGGAGCTGCTACCCAGAGTACGTACCCCCCAGGACCCAGGTTCAGATCTGCTCCTAGTGCTTGCTGCCTGGCAGTAGAACCGTGTGTCACTTttttgggagggtggggtggggtgaggggacagggtcttgctgtcccTGTCTCCCAgccgtcatggctcactgcagcctccacctcccaggctctagcGATCTTCCCACCAGCccccacagtagctgggactacaggcttgagccaccacgcctggctaatttgtgtactttttgtagagacagggttttgccatgttgtccggctgatcttgaactcttgaacttaagtcatccacccacctctgcctcccaaagtgctggaattaacaggcatgagccactgcacccagcactcATACCACTTTCTTACGTGGTTTGTGGATCTTAATTAAAGGTTGGTGTTCGAGGAAGAGACATTGTTGTTCTTGGTGTGGAGAAGAAGTCAGTGGCCAAACTGCAGGATGAAAGAACGGTGCGGAAGATCTGCGCTTTGGATGACAATGTCTGCATGGCCTTTGCAGGTATGAGTCGGTGGGGAGCGCTGTCTTACTCTCAAGTCTCAGCGAAGAATAGGGCTTTGGAGGTTAACTTGGGTGTGTGGGCTATTGTGAGCCACAGAAACTGAGTAAGTGAAAATCATGTAAAAGAATTGGATTTGGACTTTTAAGTTGGCCAGTTTCTTTGGTGGCCTCTCTGCCATAGCGGGTGAAACAGAAATGACTAAATGGATGAAAACACTTGTGGCTGCTGCGCAATCTGACCTCTACTGTTATTTTTCTGTATCAGTCAGTTACAGTCTAGAGGAAGGCTGGACTTTCTAGAGCTAACTGCATCTGTGGCATGGAGAGGACAGAACCACGTCCTGCCATCCCCAGCAGTAAAAAGGACCACATTGGTGGATGCAGGCCATGCGTCACCATGTTCTCAGCGCTGTTTTGGTCTTGCTCATTTCTCCTCTCAGCAGATCCAATCTAGGAAGATCTCAATTCATGTAATGAAATTAGGGATTAACTCAATTTCTAAGATTCCCAAAAGGACTCAGGTACTGTATTTAAGTATGGTCCGAGGTACACAATTTTTCGTATACAGACACTCCTTGTCAATCTacgatgtttttaaaaatccagattctGCACAGCAGCctacaattttttatttacaatGGGTTTATGGGGTAGTAAATGCATTTTCAGCCAGGTATTTTTGACTTACGATGAGTTTAGCGGGATACCACCCCACTGCACATCAAGAAGCATCTGTACCCAATTTCCTAGGAGTTCCCAGGGGCTGATAGGTTCCACTGCCAGTCAGTTAGAATAGCGTTGCTGCCAGTTTGGGGGTCTGTGGAAGGTTAAATGCTGGGTCATCGTGTCTGTCCCCCACCCTGTAGTTTGTGCTGTCTCTCTAGCAGAAGCCTCTCTGCTTTCCTTGCAGGCCTCACCGCCGATGCAAGGATAGTCATCAACAGGGCCCGGGTGGAGTGCCAGAGCCACCGGCTGACTGTGGAGGACCCAGTCACTGTAGAGTACATCACCCGCTACATCGCCAGTCTGAAGCAGGTGGGTGTCTGCCCGCTCGCATGCTCACCTCTGGCAGCAGGGCAGTCACGGCTCTGCCATGGAGGGTCCTGCCATATCACTTCATGTGGATTTGCATGTCACTTCAGGTGAATCAGAAAACTGATTTATTCCAGGGCATGATCCTAATCTTGACTAATCTTGACCTGCACAAGTGTAACTTGACCTAGCTCACCAATTTCAGTAACACTGTTCTGTTCTCACTTCCTGGCATGGGATATTCCAAATTCCTGTGTCTGGAGGGAAATGATGGCTTTTGTCTTGCCATCCTGAGTGACCAGTCACGAAGCAGTTGAAGGGGGCTGGAAGCCACCCTATGAGGAAATGCCATTAGTGTGTAAGCAGAATGCATGTCTACCTGTCAAAGTAATTTCCAGTAACCTGAGTTGTGCTCCACGGTACAATTCTGGTCCTAGGTGAGTTTTTCTAGGAGTGAAAATGCAGAAAAGGATGTTGAAAGCTATTGGCTAATGTATCATTTGAACTGCTAATAATCTGAGAGGGGGCTTAGGCATGATTTAAAATGTTCATGCCTTCACTAAGTACGGTTCTTTCCTCACATGCAAGTTCTTAATTGGATGGCACTGACCTGTTTCTTTTCTTGCTAGCGTTATACGCAGAGCAATGGGCGCAGGCCGTTTGGCATCTCTGCCCTCATCGTGGGTTTCGACTTTGATGGCACTCCTAGGCTCTATCAGACTGACCCCTCAGGCACATACCATGCCTGGAAGGTGAGTTGGTGACAAAGTCTTGCCAGAAAAAGGCTTTGAGGGGTGGGAGGTCCTGGGCTTCCTGCTGTACGCCCCGTATCAGTGAACGAGTCAGTTTAAGTTAACCTAGTCCTATGAGAGcaagaaaattattaaacattgcTGTTTGGAAGAAAATCAAAGGGCAGCAAGGTGTAAGGGTAGACCACATAAATTAAAATCCTTGGGtgagtgtggtgactcacgcctgtaatctcagcactctgggaggctgcggcagttggatcacctgaggtcaggtgtttgagaccagcctggccaacatggcagaacccccgtctccactaaaaatacaaaaaaaatttgctaggcatggtggcacatgcctgtaatcccagctactcaggaggctgaggcaagaaaatcgcttgagctcgggaggcataggttgcagtgagccgagatcacaccactgtactccaacctgggcaacaagagcaaaactctatctaaaaaaaaaaaaaatctcccattgCCTCTTGATAGTGCAGTAAAAGGTATAATTGTATAATCCCATTCTCAGTAAGAATCAGCACCAACTCTAAAGAGCTCTTTGCAAAAGGAAGCCACAAGGCAGGGCCTGTGTCCAGGGCTGCTGTCCAGCACTCCAGCTTGCCTCCTGCCATCGCCACTGGCTGGGCGGCCCATGTGGGGCAGCTGTGTTCCAGGGCTGGCCCTAGGTTGTCATGCCCTATGCCACGTGAGAACATACGTGTCTGTTTTAGGCCAATGCCATAGGCCGGGGTGCCAAGTCAGTGCGCGAGTTCCTGGAGAAGAACTATACTGACGAAGCCATTGAAACAGATGATCTGACCATTAAGCTGGTGATCAAGGCACTCCTGGAAGTAAGTTTGCATTTGGAGTCCAGGCAAGGTGGTGAAGATACCCCGTTTTGGTGGTGACTGGTAGGTAGATGGGCAGCAAGAAAGGTGGCAAGGACCCAACAGTAATGCTTAATgactgctgtgtgccaggcactgctctggtCTATGGTGTATCCTAACTGCTGTGTTCCTTGAAATAGCCATGCAAGGTGTGATCATTAGTGTCCTTTATCCAGCTGGGGCAGCTGAGGGTTGTGCAGGGGCACACAGCATAAGAACCAGAGGCAGGATGTGAACCCAGCTGTCCAGCTGTGGAATCTGTTCTCACGCCATCACTAGGCCTTCCAGAGGCTTGAACTGTTGCTAAAGTCAGGGAATTAGAGAACTGGAGATATGGTTGGGCTTTGTCAAGACCTTGAAGTGCTAGCAGGTGAAACCAGAGAGGGACTAGCTGGAaggccaagctggagtgtaggCATCAGGATTTCTGG
It contains:
- the PSMA7 gene encoding proteasome subunit alpha type-7, producing the protein MSYDRAITVFSPDGHLFQVEYAQEAVKKGSTAVGVRGRDIVVLGVEKKSVAKLQDERTVRKICALDDNVCMAFAGLTADARIVINRARVECQSHRLTVEDPVTVEYITRYIASLKQRYTQSNGRRPFGISALIVGFDFDGTPRLYQTDPSGTYHAWKANAIGRGAKSVREFLEKNYTDEAIETDDLTIKLVIKALLEVVQSGGKNIELAVMRRDQPLKILNPEEIEKYVAEIEKEKEENEKKKQKKAS